One window of Candidatus Nitrospira kreftii genomic DNA carries:
- a CDS encoding threonyl-tRNA synthetase, which translates to MKIAVKDGPSRDLQIGETAGAALSALGIASQDVLAAKVDGAVVDLSRPLSGGSIIEPLRFDSVEGREVYRHSSTHIMAQAVKELFPSAQLTIGPALEDSFYYDFAFDRTFTPEDLEQIEARAAEIISRNLPITRREFSKQEAIDFFKAKGEHYKVELIEGFPDGEPITAYTQGDFVDLCRGPHLPTTGSVGAIKLLNTAGAYWRGDERNPMLQRIYGTSFPTKTEVDAYLARLEEIKRRDHRKVGKELDLISIQDEIGPGLVLWHPKGAAVRMLIENFWREQHVQDGYDLVYSPHAARLDLWKTSGHLEYYRENMFPPMKLEGSEYQLKPMNCPYHIMIYQSHLRSYRDLPLRYAELGTVYRYERTGVLHGLMRVRGFTQDDAHLFCRPDQMETEVSRVLDFTFFVLQTFGFREFEVFLSTRPKESVGGDEHWTLATSALEAALKSRNIAFRLDPGGGAFYGPKIDIKIKDALGRSWQCSTVQVDFNNPERFELSYIGEDGKAHRPIMIHRALMGSIERFFGILIEHYGGAFPTWLAPVQAVVMNITDQQEEYVAAAVTKLKTAGFRAEADLRNEKIGFKIREAEKAKVPFMLVAGKREVENGTLSVRGRSGSNLGNMTVAEVVDLLQAETKHTQRELQPTL; encoded by the coding sequence ATGAAAATTGCGGTGAAAGACGGTCCGAGCAGAGACCTTCAGATAGGTGAGACTGCAGGAGCTGCCCTGTCCGCATTAGGGATTGCCAGCCAAGATGTGTTGGCGGCCAAGGTCGATGGTGCGGTGGTTGATCTGTCACGGCCTCTTTCCGGCGGTTCAATTATCGAACCTCTTCGGTTCGATAGCGTTGAAGGTCGAGAGGTCTATCGTCACAGCAGCACTCACATCATGGCTCAGGCCGTGAAAGAGCTGTTCCCGTCCGCACAGCTCACGATCGGTCCAGCGCTGGAAGACAGTTTCTACTATGACTTCGCCTTTGACCGCACCTTTACACCTGAAGACCTTGAACAAATTGAAGCGCGCGCCGCGGAGATCATTTCTCGCAACCTTCCGATTACACGGCGGGAGTTCTCAAAGCAGGAAGCCATTGATTTTTTTAAGGCCAAGGGCGAACACTACAAGGTTGAACTGATTGAAGGTTTTCCAGACGGAGAACCGATCACTGCATACACGCAAGGCGATTTTGTGGACCTCTGCCGAGGTCCTCATCTCCCGACAACCGGCTCCGTCGGAGCCATCAAATTACTCAATACGGCTGGCGCGTACTGGCGTGGCGATGAACGCAATCCCATGTTACAGCGCATCTACGGCACATCCTTTCCGACAAAGACCGAGGTGGATGCCTATCTCGCCAGACTGGAAGAGATCAAGCGGCGCGACCACAGAAAAGTCGGAAAAGAACTGGACTTGATCAGTATTCAGGACGAAATCGGCCCTGGGTTGGTGCTCTGGCACCCAAAAGGCGCGGCAGTACGCATGTTAATTGAAAACTTTTGGCGAGAACAGCATGTTCAGGACGGCTACGATCTGGTGTATTCACCCCATGCCGCTCGCCTTGATCTGTGGAAAACCAGCGGGCATCTCGAGTACTACCGCGAGAACATGTTCCCGCCGATGAAGCTGGAAGGAAGCGAGTACCAGCTCAAACCCATGAATTGTCCGTACCACATCATGATCTACCAGTCCCATCTGCGGAGCTATCGTGATCTCCCTCTTCGTTACGCCGAACTGGGAACCGTCTACCGCTATGAACGGACCGGGGTCCTGCACGGGCTCATGCGAGTGCGCGGATTCACCCAAGATGATGCCCACCTCTTCTGCCGCCCTGATCAGATGGAAACGGAAGTCAGCCGGGTGTTGGATTTTACGTTTTTTGTGCTGCAGACGTTCGGCTTCCGAGAATTCGAAGTCTTTCTATCAACACGGCCCAAAGAATCGGTGGGAGGCGATGAGCATTGGACGTTGGCGACGAGCGCCTTAGAAGCTGCGCTGAAGAGTCGCAATATCGCCTTCCGTCTTGATCCTGGTGGTGGCGCATTTTACGGCCCAAAGATCGATATCAAGATCAAAGACGCCTTGGGTCGGTCCTGGCAATGTTCTACCGTTCAGGTGGACTTCAACAACCCAGAGCGGTTTGAATTAAGTTACATCGGAGAAGATGGGAAAGCCCATCGTCCCATCATGATCCATCGCGCTCTGATGGGCTCAATCGAACGATTCTTTGGAATTCTGATCGAGCATTACGGAGGCGCCTTCCCGACCTGGCTCGCCCCGGTCCAGGCGGTGGTCATGAATATTACCGATCAGCAAGAGGAATACGTCGCCGCGGCAGTCACCAAATTGAAGACTGCTGGCTTCCGCGCCGAAGCCGACCTTCGGAACGAGAAGATCGGGTTTAAGATTCGGGAAGCCGAGAAGGCGAAAGTCCCCTTCATGTTGGTCGCGGGAAAACGTGAAGTCGAGAATGGGACACTCTCCGTGCGCGGTCGAAGCGGTTCGAATCTAGGAAATATGACAGTGGCTGAGGTGGTGGATCTCCTCCAAGCCGAGACCAAGCATACCCAGCGAGAACTTCAACCCACACTATAG
- a CDS encoding protein chain initiation factor IF-3 produces MREVRVIGPEGEQLGILPTPDAFRQAQEGGYDLVEVAPTSVPPVCRIMDYGKYKYELSKKEHQSRRHQKSTQVKEIKLRPRTDKHDLEIKVRQMKTFLEEGNKTKVTLTYRGREMANQEMGRAVMKSVIEQLAQAGTIEYAPRMEGRSLIMIVAPKH; encoded by the coding sequence GTGCGAGAAGTTCGGGTGATTGGACCGGAAGGAGAACAACTCGGTATCCTCCCGACCCCTGATGCTTTTCGCCAAGCTCAAGAAGGCGGCTATGACTTGGTCGAGGTTGCTCCTACGTCCGTCCCCCCGGTTTGTCGGATTATGGACTACGGAAAGTATAAGTATGAGTTAAGCAAAAAGGAGCATCAGAGCCGGCGCCATCAAAAGTCCACCCAGGTGAAGGAAATCAAGCTCCGTCCACGGACGGACAAACATGACCTCGAAATCAAAGTTCGACAGATGAAGACATTTTTAGAAGAAGGCAATAAAACCAAAGTCACCCTCACCTATCGTGGGCGAGAAATGGCGAATCAGGAAATGGGGCGTGCCGTGATGAAGTCCGTGATTGAACAGTTGGCCCAAGCCGGCACCATCGAGTATGCGCCCCGTATGGAGGGACGCAGCTTGATCATGATCGTGGCCCCCAAACATTGA